Proteins encoded in a region of the Apostichopus japonicus isolate 1M-3 chromosome 19, ASM3797524v1, whole genome shotgun sequence genome:
- the LOC139959732 gene encoding annexin A4-like isoform X1 codes for MSYPPGGGYPGYPGQPPQPGYGAPPGGAGYPPTSGYPPAGQPGVGYPPQPGFPPVGAGYPAASGYPPPAGGGYPAPAAGGYPPAAGGYPPAAGGYPPAAGGYPPAGYPQGQPPQAAPGFTAPAYGQPPATYGQQPPPASGYGQPAPAPYGQQPGGYGAPPQSYAPPPGQAQLYGQPGAPPPGGVPPQGGVPPAGAPPPAAAPAKPQAPPPVSQPPTAAMQNLSMTESHGTVKPASPFDAEADCESLRKAMRGAGTDENVIITMISSRSNKQRQEIRLRYKTMYGKDLMNDLKSELSGNLEQCLLAMFEPTTLYDAKQLRKAMKGAGTDESCLIEILCTRTNQEIKEIKEQYKSFFQRDLEKDCVSETSGHFKRLLVSLCQANRDETNSVDMAKATKEANELFQAGEKKWGTDESRFNVVLASRSFPQLRATFTEYVKISQRDILNSIDREMSGDLKEGFKTVVQCASSRPTYFAERVWKSMKGAGTDDNTLIRVVVSRSEIDLVEIKTAFLQMYHKTLYKMIEGDTSGDYKKLLLALVGSSI; via the exons ATGAGTTACCCCCCAGGAGGTGGTTATCCGGGTTACCCAGGTCAACCCCCG CAACCAGGATATGGGGCCCCACCTGGTGGCGCAGGTTACCCGCCAACATCTGGTTACCCACCAGCTGGTCAGCCTGGTGTAGGCTATCCTCCACAGCCAGGGTTTCCTCCTGTGGGTGCTGGCTACCCTGCAGCCTCAGGTTACCCTCCCCCTGCAGGGGGAGGATATCCTGCTCCAGCTGCAGGTGGTTATCCCCCTGCTGCAGGTGGTTACCCCCCTGCTGCAGGTGGTTATCCCCCTGCTGCAGGCGGTTACCCTCCTGCCGGTTATCCACAAG GTCAACCACCTCAGGCTGCGCCAGGATTTACAGCTCCAGCGTATGGTCAGCCACCGGCCACTTACGGCCAACAACCACCACCAGCATCGGGATACGGGCAGCCCGCTCCAGCACCATATGGTCAACAACCCGGAGGGTATGGAGCGCCACCACAGTCGTATGCTCCACCACCTGGTCAAGCTCAGCTGTATGGACAGCCAGGAGCTCCACCACCAGGAGGTGTCCCGCCGCAAGGTGGCGTTCCCCCTGCAG GAGCTCCACCACCAGCTGCAGCCCCAGCTAAGCCTCAG GCACCCCCTCCTGTCAGCCAGCCACCAACTGCTGCCATGCAGAACCTGTCCATGACGGAGTCTCATGGTACCGTCAAACCGGCAAGCCCATTTGATGCAGAGGCTGATTGTGAGTCACTGAGGAAGGCCATGAGGGGTGCAG GAACCGATGAAAATGTCATCATCACTATGATCTCCAGCAGGAGCAATAAGCAGCGGCAGGAGATAAGACTGAGGTACAAGACCATGTATGGCAAG GACCTTATGAATGACTTGAAGTCAGAGCTGAGCGGTAACCTGGAACAGTGCCTCTTGGCAATGTTTGAGCCAACAACTCTCTACGATGCCAAGCAGTTAAGGAAAGCTATGAAG GGTGCGGGCACCGACGAATCGTGTCTGATTGAGATTCTCTGCACACGAACTAACCaagaaattaaagaaatcaaGGAGCAGTACAAGAGTT TTTTCCAGCGAGATTTGGAGAAAGATTGCGTCAGTGAAACCAGTGGCCACTTCAAGAGACTCCTTGTCTCCCTGTGTCAG GCGAATAGAGATGAAACCAACTCAGTGGATATGGCCAAAGCCACAAAGGAAGCAAATGAGCTATTTCAAGCAGGAGAGAAGAAATGGGGCACCGATGAGTCTCGTTTCAACGTAGTCCTGGCAAGCCGAAGCTTCCCACAGTTGCGTGCCACATTCACCGAATATGTCAAG atttcaCAAAGAGATATCCTGAATTCTATTGATAGGGAGATGTCTGGAGATCTCAAAGAGGGATTTAAGACAGTtg TGCAGTGTGCTTCGAGCCGACCGACATACTTTGCTGAGAGGGTATGGAAGTCAATGAAAGGGGCTGGAACCGATGATAATACTCTGATCCGTGTCGTAGTGTCCAGATCTGAG ATTGATCTGGTCGAAATCAAGACAGCATttttgcagatgtaccacaagACTCTGTATAAGATGATTGAAGGTGACACCAGCGGAGACTACAAGAAGTTGCTCCTAGCTCTCGTCGGATCAAGCATTTAA
- the LOC139959732 gene encoding annexin A4-like isoform X2, whose amino-acid sequence MSYPPGGGYPGYPGQPPQPGYGAPPGGAGYPPTSGYPPAGQPGVGYPPQPGFPPVGAGYPAASGYPPPAGGGYPAPAAGGGYPPAAGGYPPAGYPQGQPPQAAPGFTAPAYGQPPATYGQQPPPASGYGQPAPAPYGQQPGGYGAPPQSYAPPPGQAQLYGQPGAPPPGGVPPQGGVPPAGAPPPAAAPAKPQAPPPVSQPPTAAMQNLSMTESHGTVKPASPFDAEADCESLRKAMRGAGTDENVIITMISSRSNKQRQEIRLRYKTMYGKDLMNDLKSELSGNLEQCLLAMFEPTTLYDAKQLRKAMKGAGTDESCLIEILCTRTNQEIKEIKEQYKSFFQRDLEKDCVSETSGHFKRLLVSLCQANRDETNSVDMAKATKEANELFQAGEKKWGTDESRFNVVLASRSFPQLRATFTEYVKISQRDILNSIDREMSGDLKEGFKTVVQCASSRPTYFAERVWKSMKGAGTDDNTLIRVVVSRSEIDLVEIKTAFLQMYHKTLYKMIEGDTSGDYKKLLLALVGSSI is encoded by the exons ATGAGTTACCCCCCAGGAGGTGGTTATCCGGGTTACCCAGGTCAACCCCCG CAACCAGGATATGGGGCCCCACCTGGTGGCGCAGGTTACCCGCCAACATCTGGTTACCCACCAGCTGGTCAGCCTGGTGTAGGCTATCCTCCACAGCCAGGGTTTCCTCCTGTGGGTGCTGGCTACCCTGCAGCCTCAGGTTACCCTCCCCCTGCAGGGGGAGGATATCCTGCTCCAGCTGCAGGTG GTGGTTATCCCCCTGCTGCAGGCGGTTACCCTCCTGCCGGTTATCCACAAG GTCAACCACCTCAGGCTGCGCCAGGATTTACAGCTCCAGCGTATGGTCAGCCACCGGCCACTTACGGCCAACAACCACCACCAGCATCGGGATACGGGCAGCCCGCTCCAGCACCATATGGTCAACAACCCGGAGGGTATGGAGCGCCACCACAGTCGTATGCTCCACCACCTGGTCAAGCTCAGCTGTATGGACAGCCAGGAGCTCCACCACCAGGAGGTGTCCCGCCGCAAGGTGGCGTTCCCCCTGCAG GAGCTCCACCACCAGCTGCAGCCCCAGCTAAGCCTCAG GCACCCCCTCCTGTCAGCCAGCCACCAACTGCTGCCATGCAGAACCTGTCCATGACGGAGTCTCATGGTACCGTCAAACCGGCAAGCCCATTTGATGCAGAGGCTGATTGTGAGTCACTGAGGAAGGCCATGAGGGGTGCAG GAACCGATGAAAATGTCATCATCACTATGATCTCCAGCAGGAGCAATAAGCAGCGGCAGGAGATAAGACTGAGGTACAAGACCATGTATGGCAAG GACCTTATGAATGACTTGAAGTCAGAGCTGAGCGGTAACCTGGAACAGTGCCTCTTGGCAATGTTTGAGCCAACAACTCTCTACGATGCCAAGCAGTTAAGGAAAGCTATGAAG GGTGCGGGCACCGACGAATCGTGTCTGATTGAGATTCTCTGCACACGAACTAACCaagaaattaaagaaatcaaGGAGCAGTACAAGAGTT TTTTCCAGCGAGATTTGGAGAAAGATTGCGTCAGTGAAACCAGTGGCCACTTCAAGAGACTCCTTGTCTCCCTGTGTCAG GCGAATAGAGATGAAACCAACTCAGTGGATATGGCCAAAGCCACAAAGGAAGCAAATGAGCTATTTCAAGCAGGAGAGAAGAAATGGGGCACCGATGAGTCTCGTTTCAACGTAGTCCTGGCAAGCCGAAGCTTCCCACAGTTGCGTGCCACATTCACCGAATATGTCAAG atttcaCAAAGAGATATCCTGAATTCTATTGATAGGGAGATGTCTGGAGATCTCAAAGAGGGATTTAAGACAGTtg TGCAGTGTGCTTCGAGCCGACCGACATACTTTGCTGAGAGGGTATGGAAGTCAATGAAAGGGGCTGGAACCGATGATAATACTCTGATCCGTGTCGTAGTGTCCAGATCTGAG ATTGATCTGGTCGAAATCAAGACAGCATttttgcagatgtaccacaagACTCTGTATAAGATGATTGAAGGTGACACCAGCGGAGACTACAAGAAGTTGCTCCTAGCTCTCGTCGGATCAAGCATTTAA